Part of the Streptomyces showdoensis genome, TGGACCACCTCGCGACCCGTATGCGCCGGAACGGCGAGAACCTCCTCGTCCTCGCCGGTGAGGAGCCGGGCCGTCGCTGGACCCGCCCGGTCCCGCTGGTCGACGTCCTGCGTGCCGCCGCGTCCGAGGTGGAGCAGTACGAGCGCATCGAGCTGGCCTCGGTCCCGGCGACCGAGGTCGCCGGCCGGGTCGTCAACGACCTCGTGCACCTCCTCGCCGAGCTGCTGGAGAACGCCACCTCGTTCTCCTCCCCGCAGACCAAGGTCAAGGTCACCGGTCACGCGCTGCCCGACGGCCGGGTGCTCGTCGAGATCCACGACACCGGCATCGGCCTCTCCCCCGAGGACCTCGCCGCGATCAACGAGCGGCTCGCCTCGCCGCCCACCGTGGACGTCTCGGTCTCCCGCCGCATGGGTCTGTTCGTGGTCGGCCGCCTGTCCCTGCGACACGGCATCCGGATCCAGCTGCGCCCGTCCGACTCGGGCGGCACCACCGCGCTCGTCATGCTCCCGGTCGACGTCGCCCACGGCGGCAAGAAGCCCGTGCCGAAGCCCGGCGCCGGCGGCCAGGGCGCCGTGCCGCAGGGCCAGTCCGCCCCCGGCGGTCTGCTGGCCGGCGGTCCCGGCGCGGCCGGTGGCCCCGGCGGCCGTCCGGGCGGTGCCCCGGGTGCTCCCGGCGGCCGGCTCGCCGCCGGTCCCGGTCCGCGCACCGCGCTGCCGGGCCGCGACGGCGCCCAGCGCCCGAACGGTCCGCAGGGCCAGGGCGGTCCGCAGGGCCAGAACCTGTTCCAGGAACGCAGCCCGCAGCCCGCGCAGGCCCAGGGCCCGCAGACGGCGCAGCTGCCGCAGGTCCCCCAGGAGCCGCAGCGGCCCGAGCCGCAGCAGCGTCCGGGTCTCGGCGCCCCCGGCGGTTTCGTCGGCGGCGCGCAGAGCGCGATCCCGTCCCGTACGGACGTCTGGGGCGGCCAGCCGGCCGGCCAGGCTCCGCAGCAGCAGGCGCCCCAGGCCCCGCAGGAGCCCCGCCCGGGCCAGAACGGCTTCCCGCGCGCCGAGCTGCCGGGCGGCAACCCCCAGCCGCAGCGCCCGCAGGCCGCCAGCTGGGGCAACGACCCGGCGCAGCCGGTCCGTCGGCCGCAGCAGGACATGACGCCGCTCGACGCGCCGCGCGGTCACGAGGAGCCGGAGAACACGGGCCGCTACGCGCAGCCCGGCGCCCCGCAGGGCCCCGGTTCCACGGGCCAGTTCCCGCGGCCCGACTTCGGTGCCCCGCAGCCGCAGCAGCAGATGCCGCAGCAGCAGGCCCCGCAGGGCTACCAGGGCGGCGTCCAGGACCCGGCGTCCACCGCGCAGTTCCCGCGCCCGGACTTCGGCGCCCCGCAGCCGCAGGCCCAGCCCCAGCAGGCGTACGGCCAGCAGCCGTACGTCCCGCAGGCCCAGGCCCCGCAGCAGCAGGCCCCGGCCCCGCGCCGGAACCCGCAGGACCAGCAGCAGGGCCGGCCCCAGCAGCCGCAGCTCCAGCAGCCGCGCCAGCCGGAGGCCCTGCCGCCGGCGCCGAGCGCCGGTGACGCGCGTACCCCGCTGTACGACACGCTGGAGACCAACTGGTTCCGGCAGGAGCAGGGTCAGGCCCAGGGCCAGGTGCCGGGTCAGCCGCAGGGGCAGGCCCCGGGCCAGGCGCCCGCGCAGCCCCGGCAGCAGGCCCCGGCTCCGGCCGTACCCCAGCAGCCCGTCTCCGCGGCCCCGCAGCAGCAGGGTCCGCAGCAGACGCAGCAGCAGGCACAGCAGCAGCGGGGCGGCGCCTGGCGCACCTCGCCCAACGACGAGCTGGTGCGCCAGGCCGAGCGGGTGCGCAAGCCCGCGGCCGGCGGTGTCACCACCTCCGGTCTGCCGCGGCGGGTGCCGCGTGCCAACCTCGTGCCCGGGACCGCCCAGGAGCAGGCCCAGTCGGCCGGCCCCCAGGTCTCCCGTGCACCCGACGACGTCCGCGGCCGGCTCACGAATCTGCGCCGCGGTATCCAGCAGGGCCGACAGGCGGGCAACTCGACCACGGGTTCCCACCACATCGGTCCGACCCACCAGCAGGAGCACTAGTTGAGCGCGATGAGCCAGGCGGCGCAGAATCTGAACTGGTTGATCACCAACTTCGTGGACAACACCCCCGGGGTGTCCCACACGGTGGTGGTCTCCGCCGACGGTCTGCTGCTCGCCATGTCCGAAGGGTTCCCCCGGGACCGCGCCGACCAGCTGGCGGCGGTCGCGTCCGGACTGACCTCGCTGACCGCGGGGGCGTCCCGGATCTTCGAGGGTGGTCCCGTCGCCCAGACGGTGGTGGAGATGGAGCGCGGCTTCCTCTTCCTCATGTCCGTCTCCGACGGTTCCTCGCTGGCCGTGCTCGCGCACCCCGAGTGCGACATCGGCCTCGTGGGCTACGAGATGGCGCTGCTCGTGGACCGGGCAGGCACGGTCCTCACCCCGGACCTGCGTGCCGAGCTCCAGGGCAGCCTGCTCCACTGAGCGGGCGCCGACCTCGTACTCCGTACCCAGACCGACCGCAGGGCGGTGCGCCCCTCCGCGCCGCCCCCGGACCGTTCACCGTCCGGCCGCCCCACCCGGCCCCCCACCGGCCCCATCAGACGGCAGAAGTCTCTGCTGTCACGCCCGGAGGATTCATGACCCCGCCCCCCGCCTCTCACGATCCGTATGGCGCGTCGATAGACGACGGCTACGGTGAGGGCGACCAGCCGCTGGTCCGTCCCTATGCGATGACCGGCGGCCGGACCCGGCCGCGCTACCAGCTCGCCATCGAGGCCCTGGTCAGCACCACGGCCGACCCGGCGCACCTGGCCACCCTGCTCCCCGAGCACCAGCGGATCTGCCACCTGTGCCGCGAGGTGAAGTCGGTGGCCGAGGTGTCGGCGCTCTTGTCGATGCCGCTCGGTGTGGCCCGCATCCTCGTGGCCGACCTGGCCGAGGCGGGCATGGTGGCGATCCACCAGCCGGGCAACGGAGAGGCCGGCGGCACGCCGGACGTCACGCTCCTGGAAAGGGTGCTCAGTGGACTTCGCAAGCTCTGACGGCGGCGCGGCGCGCTCCACCACCAGCGCGAAGATCGTGGTGGCGGGTGGCTTCGGCGTGGGCAAGACCACGTTCGTCGGCGCGGTCTCCGAGATCAACCCGCTGCGGACCGAGGCCGTGATGACCTCCGCCTCCGCCGGCATCGACGACCTGACCCACACCGGTGGCAAGACCACCACCACGGTGGCGATGGACTTCGGCCGCATCACCCTGGACCAGGACCTGATCCTGTACCTGTTCGGCACGCCCGGCCAGGACCGCTTCTGGTTCATGTGGGACGACCTGGTCCGCGGCGCCATCGGCGCCGTCGTGCTGGTCGACACCCGGCGCCTCGCCGACTGCTTCCCCGCGGTCGACTACTTCGAGAACTCGGGCCTCCCCTTCGTCATCGCCCTCAACGGCTTCGACGGACACCAGCCGTACAACCCGGAGGAGGTCCGCGAGGCCCTCCAGATCGGGCCCGACACCCCGATCATCACCACCGACGCCCGCCACCGCGCGGACGCCAAGAGCGCGCTCATCACCCTGGTCGAGCACGCCCTCATGGCCCGCCTGAAGTAGTACACCTCAAGTAGAAGCCGATATACGGAAGTTGTCGTAGAGGTTTTGGGGGCGGTCTGTGTCCTTCGACACGGCCGCCCCCGCGTTCATAACATTTCGACAGAGAATTGGGGCGCCTCGGACACCCGATGCATCCGATCGGTGCCGCTGCGCTCACATGAGCCCCGCCATTTGGCGGGGCTCGCTCTTTATGCCCGTTTTATCTCTGGCGTGAAACCCAAAAACCGGCTGCTTCGCACTGTTTGGAAGGGACCCCCTTCACGTGCTGCAATTCATGAACTCCCGAGTAGTACGGCCCTGAACGAAACACCGGCACAACGTAGGTGCCGACGCCGAGAGGTTGTTGGTCGAGTGAGGCGAAGCAAGGAAAGCTCCGCGGAGCAGCAGACGCGGGGCAACTTCACGCCGCCGTCGCGCGCGGCGATGCCGCCCGCGGACGAGCCCGTGACGCCCCCGGCCCCGAGCCGCAAGGGCAGCTCCAGCAAGCTGTCCCCGCGCAACTGGCGCGTGCCCACCAGGCTGAACGCGATCCTGCTCATACCCGTGCTCGTCGGTCTGGTCATGGGCGGCTTCCAGGTGAAGTCCTCCATCGACACCTGGTCGGAGGCACAGGACGCCGAGAAGACGGCGCTCATCGTGCGCGCCGCCTCGGAGTACGGCCAGGCGCTGCTCGACGAGCGCGACCTCACCGCCGCTCCCCTGCTCAAGGCCAAGACCGCCGAGGACCGCCAGAGCGACGAGGTGGCCCGGGCCTACGCGGCCACCGACGCCGCCAAGGTGAAGTTCGACGAGGCCGTCAAGAACATGCCCAGCGGGCAGGGCCTGGAGCGCCGCCTCAAGCTCTTCCGGGACTCCGAGCCCAAGCTGGAGGCGCTGCGCAAGGTCGCCTACACCCGCTCGCTCGACCCGGTGAACACCCAGCTCGGCTACACGGGCATCCAGCACTACCTGATGGAGTTCTCCAACGAGCTCGGTCTGGGCACCGGCAACATCACCAGCTACGGCCGTACGGTCTACGCGATCCAGCTCGCGAAGGCCGCCGAGTCGCTGCAGCGGTCGATCGGCACCCAGCTCCTCGTGCGTCCCTCCAAGAAGGACGACGTCTTCGCACAGCAGTCGGTTGCGTTCAACTCGTACAACTATCTGGAGCAGATCGCCCTGGGCGAGTTCCAGTCCGGTGGTACCGAGGCCGACGTCGAGCGGCTGAAGAAGGTCATGGCCGGCAAGGCCGCCGAGGGCGCCAAGAAGATGTCGGTCGCCGGCATCGAGCTGCCCAAGGGCAAGGACGACTCCGTCTACACCGGCGTGGCCCAGCTGATCGGCTCCGCCAAGGACCCCGAGGCGCTCGCCGCCCTCAAGGCCCAGGGCATCACGCCCGAGACCTGGATGGCCGTCTCCACCGGCAAGTTCGACGGCTACACCGAGGTCGAGAAGGAGCTCGTCGACAAGGCCGTGACCGAGGCCGCCGACATCTCCGACAGCGCCCAGACCGACGCGTACGTCAACGGCGGCATCGTCGTGATCGCCCTGCTCACCGCCTTCATCCTGGCCGGCATGATGGCCCGGCAGATGAGCCGCTCGATGCGCGAGCTGCGCACCGCCGCCTTCGGCATCGCCGAGCAGCGCCTGCCGATGCTGGTCGACCAGCTGTCCCGGACCGAGCCCGGCCGGGTCGACACCCGCGTGCAGCCCATCCCGATCGACTCCCAGGACGAGATCGGCGAGGTCGCCCGCGCCTTCGACCAGGTGCACCGCGAGGCCGTCCGGCTCGCCGCCGAGCAGGCCATGCTCCGGGGCAACGTCAACGCGATCTTCACCAACCTCTCGCGCCGCAACCAGTCGCTGATCGAGGGCCAGCTGACCCTCATCACCGACCTGGAGAACAACGAGGCCGACCCGGACCAGCTGGAGAACCTCTTCAAGCTGGACCACCTGGCCACCCGTATGCGCCGCAACGGCGAGAACCTCCTGGTCCTCGCCGGCGAGGAGCCCGGCCGCCGCTGGGACCAGCCGGTCCCGCTGGTCGACGTCATGCGCGCCGCCTCCTCCGAGGTGGAGCAGTACGAGCGCATCGAGCTGGCCGGCGTGCCGGACGCCGAGATCCACGGCCAGGCCGTGACCGACCTCGTGCACCTGCTCGCCGAGCTCCTGGAGAACGCCACCACGTTCTCCTCCCCGCAGACCAAGGTCCGCGTCACCGCCACCCGGCTGCCCGACGGCCGCGTGATGGTCGAGATCCACGACAAGGGCATCGGCCTCACCGCCGAGGACTTCGCGGACATCAACCACAAGCTGGCCAACCCGCCGACCGTGGACGCCGCCGTCTCGCAGCGCATGGGCCTCTTCGTGGTCGGCCGCCTCGCCGACCGGCACGGCATCCGCGTCCAGCTGCGCCCCTCGGGCGAGCAGGCCGGCACCACCTCGCTGGTCATGCTGCCGGACGCGATCACGCACGGCGGTGGCGGCGAGCAGCCGCTCCAGGACGACTTCACCGTCTCCCAGATGATCCCGCAGCAGCAGCACTCGGCCTTCGAGGCCCCGCAGCAGCAGCTGCAGCCGATGCGGACCGCGGCCGAGCTCGGCTTCGACGACTCCCGCTACGAGCAGCCGGCCGACGAGCAGCAGCTCGACCCGGTCAACCGCTCGCTGCAGCGCGACGAGCGCCGCGCGGCCCTGGAGGCCCAGGTGCAGCACGGGGACAACCCGCTGTACCGGGACGAGACCGGGTCCGCCGCCGGGCAGCAGGGCTTCCTGCCGCAGGAGCAGGGGCAGGGGCAGGTCCCGCAGGAGCAGCCGTACGCCGGGGACTACCCGACCGCCGAGTACCCGCCCGCCGGGTACCCCGCGGAGTACCCGCAGGACCAGAACGGCTTCGGCTACGCTCCGCAGGGCTACGAGGAGCAGCAGGGCCAGCAGGGCCACCCGGGATACGAGCAGCCCGTGGACGGCTACCGCGACCAGGCGTATGCGGAAGCCGCCTACGACGGTCAGCCGACCGGCCACTCGGCGTACGAGAACAGCTACGAACCCCCGGCCCACCAGGGTGACTGGCCCCAGCAGTCGGCGTACCAGAACGGTTACGCGCAGGAGTTCGGGACCGAATCGGAATCTGCCCAGGCCGCTCCCGAACAGGCCCCCGAGCGCGTAGGCTTCGACCGTCCGGGTCCCACGCAGAGTCCCACCCCGGACACCGGCCACGCACTGACCGACGCCGGTCTGCCGCGCCGCGGCAGCGTCGCCCCGCAGGCGCCGCAGACCCCGCAGGCAGCGCAGCAGCCCGCGCCGCCGGCCCAGCCCGCGCAGCCGGTCGCCGAAGCAGCCGAAGGCACCGAGGACTGGCGCTCCGCCAACGACGAGCGCTGGTCCCGGGCAGAGAAGCTCCGCGACCCGAAGGCGGGCGGGGTCACCCCCTCCGGCCTTCCCCGGCGGGTCCCCAAGGCCAACCTGGTCGAGGGATCGGCGGAGCACACCCCGCAGGGCGGCCCCCAGGTCTCCCGCGCACCCGAGGACGTACGGGGCAGGTTGAGCAACCTGCGCCGCGGCGTCCAGCAGGGACGCAACGCGGGGACGGACACGAACGGATCGGGCCTCGGCCCGGGTAGTACCTACAACCAGGAGCGTTAGTGTGAGCCCGATGAGCCAGGCGGCGCAGAATCTGAACTGGTTGATCACCAACTTCGTGGACAACACCCCCGGGGTGTCCCACACGGTGGTGGTCTCCGCCGACGGACTCCTGCTCGCGATGTCCGAGGGGTTCCCCCGGGACCGTGCCGACCAGCTGGCGGCCGTCGCCTCCGGACTGACCTCGCTGACCGCGGGCGCGTCCCGGATCTTCGAGGGCGGCGCGGTCAACCAGACCGTGGTGGAGATGGAGCGCGGCTTCCTCTTCATCATGTCGATCTCGGACGGTTCCTCGCTGGCCGTGCTGGCCCACCCCGAGGCCGACATCGGTCTGGTGGGCTACGAGATGGCACTGCTCGTCGACCGTGCGGGAAGCGTCCTGACTCCTGACCTCCGGGCGGAGCTTCAGGGAAGTCTTCTCAACTAACAGACAGACAGTGCGTTTCTCGTCACCGCACCGTAGGGTGCGGTGGCGCGGTTCCAAGGGACATGGGGCCGCGAGGCAGTAGGAGGAGGAGACGTGGGAACACCCCCGGGCAGTAGCCCCTACAACGGTTTCGACGCGCACCGGGCGCCGCAGGGCGACCCTGCGCAGAACCGGTTCAACTTTCCCTCCACGCCGAGCAGACACGGCGCCCAGCAGCCCTACCAGCAGCAGCCCCAGCCCTCCCCCGCCGGCAGCCCGAGCGCGTCCACCGCGCCGGGCCACCGGTCGGGCGGTCAGGGCGGCTCGGGCGGGCACAACCCGCTCGTACGTCCGTATGCGATGACCGGCGGCCGGACCCGGCCGCGCTACCAGCTCGCCATCGAGGCGCTGGTGAGCACGACGGCCGATCCGTCCCGGCTGCAGGGGCAGTTGCCCGAGCACCAGCGGATCTGCCGGCTGTGCTTCGAGATCAAGTCGGTCGCGGAGATCTCGGCCCTTCTCTCCATCCCCCTCGGCGTTGCCCGGATTCTCGTCGCCGACCTGGCGGAGGCCGGACTTGTCGCCATCCACCAGCCCGGCGGCGACGAGGCCGCCGGCGGTCAGCCAGACGTGACACTGCTCGAAAGGGTGCTCAGTGGACTTCGCAAGCTCTAACGGCGGCGCGGCCCGTTCAACCACCAGCGCGAAGATCGTGGTGGCGGGTGGCTTCGGCGTGGGCAAGACCACGTTCGTCGGCGCGGTCTCGGAGATCAACCCGCTGCGAACCGAGGCCGTGATGACGTCCGCTTCGGCGGGCATCGACGACCTCACCCACACGGGCGACAAGACGACGACGACTGTCGCCATGGACTTCGGCCGCATCACCCTGGACCAGGACCTGATCCTGTACCTGTTCGGCACGCCCGGCCAGGACCGCTTCTGGTTCATGTGGGACGACCTGGTCCGCGGCGCCATCGGCGCCGTCGTGCTGGTCGACACCCGGCGCCTCGCCGACTGCTTCCCCGCGGTCGACTACTTCGAGAACTCGGGTCTGCCCTTCGTCATCGCCCTCAACGGCTTCGACGGGCACCAGCCGTACAACCCGGAGGAGGTCCGCGAGGCCCTCCAGATCGGGCCCGACACCCCGATCATCACCACCGACGCCCGCCACCGCGCGGACGCCAAGAGCGCGCTCATCACCCTGGTCGAGCACGCCCTCATGGCGCGACTGCGGTAACCGTCCCGACGGGCCGAGGCAACGAGGAGGCCCCGCACACCGGATCCGGTGTGCGGGGCCTCCTCGTCGTTCGCGTCGGGGTCGTGGGCGTGCAGGGCGGTCCGGTCGGGCCGGCTCCGCTCCGGTATCAGCGCGTCGATCGTCGGCATCGGGCGATGCCATGCCCCGGCGACGCCGGAGGGCCCCCGGTCTCCTCTCGGGAACCGGGGGCCCTCCGGGTGGTGCGGTGGGCGTCAGCGCCAGCTGTGCGGGGCGCGGAAGCCGTTCTCGCGCTCCAGGCGGCGCCAGCCGGCCGTGGAGCGGCCGTGGTGGGCGGCCGTGCTCTCCTCGGGCTGGGCCGCGGCGCGGGCCAGCAGGACCGCGGTGATCGCGGCCAGCTCCTCGGGGTCGGCGTGGCCCTTCTCGACGCGGAGAAGGTTGGCTGTGGCAGGCGTGGTCACTTCGGTGGGCTCCTCTTACTGAGGCGGGTTGCCGTGCTTGCGGGACGGCAGGTCGGCGTGCTTGGTGCGGAGCATCGCGAGGGACTTGGCCAGCACCTCGCGGGTCTCGGCGGGGTCGATGACGTCGTCGACCAGGCCGCGCTCCGCGGCGTAGTACGGGTGCATGAGCTCCGCCTTGTACTCCTTGACCATGCGCGCGCGCATGGCCTCGGGGTCCTCGGCCTCCGCGATCTGCTTGCGGAAGATCACGTTGGCGGCGCCTTCGGCACCCATCACCGCGATTTCGTTGGTGGGCCAGGCGTACGTCAGGTCGGCTCCGATGGACTGGGAGTCCATGACGATGTAGGCGCCGCCGTACGCCTTGCGCAGGATCAGCGAGATCCGGGGCACGGTCGCGTTGCAGTACGCGTACAGCAGCTTCGCGCCGTGGCGGATGATTCCACCGTGCTCCTGGTCGACGCCGGGCAGGAAGCCGGGGACGTCCAGAAGAGTGATGATCGGGATGTTGAAGGCGTCGCACATCTGCACGAAGCGGGCGGCCTTCTCGGAGGCCTCGATGTCGAGCACGCCGGCCAGCGACTGGGGCTGGTTGGCGACGATGCCGACGACCTGGCCGTCGAGCCGGGCCAGGGCGCAGATGATGTTGCGGGCCCAGCGCTCGTGGACCTCCAGGTAGTCGCCGTCGTCGACGAGCTCCTCGATGACCTTGTGCATGTCGTACGGGCGGTTGCCGTCGGCGGGCACGAGGTCGAGCAGCACGTCGGAGCGGCGGTCGGCCGGGTCCTCGGAGGCGACGGTCGGCGGGTTCTCGCGGTTGTTCTGCGGGAGCATCGACAGGAGGTAGCGCACCTCGGCGATGCAGGTCTCCTCGTCGTCGTACGCGAAGTGCGCGACGCCGGAGGTCTCGGCGTGCACGTCGGCGCCGCCGAGGCCGTTCTGGGTGATCTCCTCGCCGGTGACCGCCTTGACGACGTCCGGGCCGGTGATGAACATCTGCGAGGTCTCGCGGACCATGAAGACGAAGTCGGTCAGGGCGGGGCTGTAGGCCGCGCCGCCGGCGCACGGGCCGAGCATCACCGAGATCTGCGGGATGACGCCCGAGGCGCGGGTGTTGCGCTGGAAGATGCCGCCGTAGCCGGCGAGGGCGGAGACGCCCTCCTGGATGCGGGCGCCGGCGCCGTCGTTCAGGGAGACCAGCGGGGCGCCGGCCGCGATGGCCATGTCCATGATCTTGTGGATCTTGGTGGCGTGTGCCTCGCCGAGGGCGCCGCCGAAGATCCGGAAGTCGTGCGCGTAGACGAAGACCGTGCGGCCGTCGACCGTGCCCCAGCCGGTGATGACACCGTCGGTGTAGGGCTTCTTGGCCTCCAGGCCGAAGCCGCTGGCGCGGTGCCGGCGGAGCTGCTCGACCTCCTGGAAGGAACCCGCGTCGAGCAGCAGCTCGATGCGCTCGCGAGCGGTCAGCTTGCCCTTGGCGTGCTGGGCCTCGGTCGCTCGGTCACTCGGGCCACGCCGAGCCTGCTCGCGCAGCTCGTGCAGCTCGGCCACACGGCCGCGGGCGTCAGCGGGCTCGCTCGGGATCTGGTCCACAACGGTCATGTACCGACCCTACGAACTCATCCTGGGAAACCCCGCCGTCGACTCCGTACAGTCTCCCGTGTCGAATCCTGGTGGGGCCTGACAGAACCTGCGCCCCACCAGGCCGAGTCAACAGCCAGACACCCCCGGT contains:
- a CDS encoding sensor histidine kinase, which produces MQGRFKRDGTGSSQARKGRGEAPAEQEPRAGAQHGSSAPHSPNPGQGEGDTAARGAADASAEQTAPPKAGAENEVGPRIALRNWRISTRLVALLTLPVVAATSLGGIRISESLEDMQQLDHMQLLTKLTKEATDFAQALQAERDLSAGPLANGKTVSDYQISNPRKATDRAYKAFLDATNDIPATEDDESLRSIRQNVSQIASQVSQLGAIRSSAYEKNIAHSVTVEAYSRLIRSLLSLSQDMAQATSNPEMIKRTRALAAFSSAKEYASIQQAIIAAALPSSDSKSGSLQLGDRLYGEAALNSEGVELKTFQSIYESTGGNADELTAALTSGNPSIDAADKYTERVLQSDRGMSDRVKRGHLNFTDEYGTKIQAMNTIEATLLGEMESKARELRQESQRDAIINGALILLVLGVSLVGAFVVARSMIRSLRRLQDTATKVAQERLPELVKQLSESDPQDVDTSVESVGVHSRDEIGQVAAAFDDVHREAVRLAAEQALLRGNVNAMFTNLSRRSQGLIQRQLSLISELESREADPDQLSSLFKLDHLATRMRRNGENLLVLAGEEPGRRWTRPVPLVDVLRAAASEVEQYERIELASVPATEVAGRVVNDLVHLLAELLENATSFSSPQTKVKVTGHALPDGRVLVEIHDTGIGLSPEDLAAINERLASPPTVDVSVSRRMGLFVVGRLSLRHGIRIQLRPSDSGGTTALVMLPVDVAHGGKKPVPKPGAGGQGAVPQGQSAPGGLLAGGPGAAGGPGGRPGGAPGAPGGRLAAGPGPRTALPGRDGAQRPNGPQGQGGPQGQNLFQERSPQPAQAQGPQTAQLPQVPQEPQRPEPQQRPGLGAPGGFVGGAQSAIPSRTDVWGGQPAGQAPQQQAPQAPQEPRPGQNGFPRAELPGGNPQPQRPQAASWGNDPAQPVRRPQQDMTPLDAPRGHEEPENTGRYAQPGAPQGPGSTGQFPRPDFGAPQPQQQMPQQQAPQGYQGGVQDPASTAQFPRPDFGAPQPQAQPQQAYGQQPYVPQAQAPQQQAPAPRRNPQDQQQGRPQQPQLQQPRQPEALPPAPSAGDARTPLYDTLETNWFRQEQGQAQGQVPGQPQGQAPGQAPAQPRQQAPAPAVPQQPVSAAPQQQGPQQTQQQAQQQRGGAWRTSPNDELVRQAERVRKPAAGGVTTSGLPRRVPRANLVPGTAQEQAQSAGPQVSRAPDDVRGRLTNLRRGIQQGRQAGNSTTGSHHIGPTHQQEH
- a CDS encoding roadblock/LC7 domain-containing protein: MSQAAQNLNWLITNFVDNTPGVSHTVVVSADGLLLAMSEGFPRDRADQLAAVASGLTSLTAGASRIFEGGPVAQTVVEMERGFLFLMSVSDGSSLAVLAHPECDIGLVGYEMALLVDRAGTVLTPDLRAELQGSLLH
- a CDS encoding DUF742 domain-containing protein — its product is MTPPPASHDPYGASIDDGYGEGDQPLVRPYAMTGGRTRPRYQLAIEALVSTTADPAHLATLLPEHQRICHLCREVKSVAEVSALLSMPLGVARILVADLAEAGMVAIHQPGNGEAGGTPDVTLLERVLSGLRKL
- a CDS encoding GTP-binding protein, yielding MDFASSDGGAARSTTSAKIVVAGGFGVGKTTFVGAVSEINPLRTEAVMTSASAGIDDLTHTGGKTTTTVAMDFGRITLDQDLILYLFGTPGQDRFWFMWDDLVRGAIGAVVLVDTRRLADCFPAVDYFENSGLPFVIALNGFDGHQPYNPEEVREALQIGPDTPIITTDARHRADAKSALITLVEHALMARLK
- a CDS encoding sensor histidine kinase, whose protein sequence is MRRSKESSAEQQTRGNFTPPSRAAMPPADEPVTPPAPSRKGSSSKLSPRNWRVPTRLNAILLIPVLVGLVMGGFQVKSSIDTWSEAQDAEKTALIVRAASEYGQALLDERDLTAAPLLKAKTAEDRQSDEVARAYAATDAAKVKFDEAVKNMPSGQGLERRLKLFRDSEPKLEALRKVAYTRSLDPVNTQLGYTGIQHYLMEFSNELGLGTGNITSYGRTVYAIQLAKAAESLQRSIGTQLLVRPSKKDDVFAQQSVAFNSYNYLEQIALGEFQSGGTEADVERLKKVMAGKAAEGAKKMSVAGIELPKGKDDSVYTGVAQLIGSAKDPEALAALKAQGITPETWMAVSTGKFDGYTEVEKELVDKAVTEAADISDSAQTDAYVNGGIVVIALLTAFILAGMMARQMSRSMRELRTAAFGIAEQRLPMLVDQLSRTEPGRVDTRVQPIPIDSQDEIGEVARAFDQVHREAVRLAAEQAMLRGNVNAIFTNLSRRNQSLIEGQLTLITDLENNEADPDQLENLFKLDHLATRMRRNGENLLVLAGEEPGRRWDQPVPLVDVMRAASSEVEQYERIELAGVPDAEIHGQAVTDLVHLLAELLENATTFSSPQTKVRVTATRLPDGRVMVEIHDKGIGLTAEDFADINHKLANPPTVDAAVSQRMGLFVVGRLADRHGIRVQLRPSGEQAGTTSLVMLPDAITHGGGGEQPLQDDFTVSQMIPQQQHSAFEAPQQQLQPMRTAAELGFDDSRYEQPADEQQLDPVNRSLQRDERRAALEAQVQHGDNPLYRDETGSAAGQQGFLPQEQGQGQVPQEQPYAGDYPTAEYPPAGYPAEYPQDQNGFGYAPQGYEEQQGQQGHPGYEQPVDGYRDQAYAEAAYDGQPTGHSAYENSYEPPAHQGDWPQQSAYQNGYAQEFGTESESAQAAPEQAPERVGFDRPGPTQSPTPDTGHALTDAGLPRRGSVAPQAPQTPQAAQQPAPPAQPAQPVAEAAEGTEDWRSANDERWSRAEKLRDPKAGGVTPSGLPRRVPKANLVEGSAEHTPQGGPQVSRAPEDVRGRLSNLRRGVQQGRNAGTDTNGSGLGPGSTYNQER
- a CDS encoding roadblock/LC7 domain-containing protein, whose protein sequence is MSQAAQNLNWLITNFVDNTPGVSHTVVVSADGLLLAMSEGFPRDRADQLAAVASGLTSLTAGASRIFEGGAVNQTVVEMERGFLFIMSISDGSSLAVLAHPEADIGLVGYEMALLVDRAGSVLTPDLRAELQGSLLN
- a CDS encoding DUF742 domain-containing protein; the protein is MGTPPGSSPYNGFDAHRAPQGDPAQNRFNFPSTPSRHGAQQPYQQQPQPSPAGSPSASTAPGHRSGGQGGSGGHNPLVRPYAMTGGRTRPRYQLAIEALVSTTADPSRLQGQLPEHQRICRLCFEIKSVAEISALLSIPLGVARILVADLAEAGLVAIHQPGGDEAAGGQPDVTLLERVLSGLRKL
- a CDS encoding GTP-binding protein translates to MDFASSNGGAARSTTSAKIVVAGGFGVGKTTFVGAVSEINPLRTEAVMTSASAGIDDLTHTGDKTTTTVAMDFGRITLDQDLILYLFGTPGQDRFWFMWDDLVRGAIGAVVLVDTRRLADCFPAVDYFENSGLPFVIALNGFDGHQPYNPEEVREALQIGPDTPIITTDARHRADAKSALITLVEHALMARLR
- a CDS encoding acyl-CoA carboxylase subunit epsilon, with protein sequence MTTPATANLLRVEKGHADPEELAAITAVLLARAAAQPEESTAAHHGRSTAGWRRLERENGFRAPHSWR
- a CDS encoding acyl-CoA carboxylase subunit beta codes for the protein MTVVDQIPSEPADARGRVAELHELREQARRGPSDRATEAQHAKGKLTARERIELLLDAGSFQEVEQLRRHRASGFGLEAKKPYTDGVITGWGTVDGRTVFVYAHDFRIFGGALGEAHATKIHKIMDMAIAAGAPLVSLNDGAGARIQEGVSALAGYGGIFQRNTRASGVIPQISVMLGPCAGGAAYSPALTDFVFMVRETSQMFITGPDVVKAVTGEEITQNGLGGADVHAETSGVAHFAYDDEETCIAEVRYLLSMLPQNNRENPPTVASEDPADRRSDVLLDLVPADGNRPYDMHKVIEELVDDGDYLEVHERWARNIICALARLDGQVVGIVANQPQSLAGVLDIEASEKAARFVQMCDAFNIPIITLLDVPGFLPGVDQEHGGIIRHGAKLLYAYCNATVPRISLILRKAYGGAYIVMDSQSIGADLTYAWPTNEIAVMGAEGAANVIFRKQIAEAEDPEAMRARMVKEYKAELMHPYYAAERGLVDDVIDPAETREVLAKSLAMLRTKHADLPSRKHGNPPQ